In Fibrobacter sp., one DNA window encodes the following:
- a CDS encoding tetratricopeptide repeat protein yields MFSRICSVLFYRGIPLLLSGFLLAGCVSSGSKVSSIKIPDSRQQADSLSQTLSDSSKAVFEPVENTKSPASGLSPASELMIRACDNYISINPNTSKTAEVFTIKASLLYNNRKFEQSRAVYEEIISRFPESPNALDATKMIAQAYYEEKMFDKAQEWYKKLSSVAVDGVDKQEALTRIAESIFRMAESFEEQSRFKDAATQYERVALEYPESKIADIALFNSGLSYEKQAEWSHAILVFQRLLQKYSNSELLPKSQFRIAKCYEKLLQWDLAAEAYLKVTANYPKSELASVSLYNAAFCFENGGKLKEAGAAFEKMAQVFPQSEDAADVLFRAGEIYGKIKDWASVARVNQMFSERFGNDENRVVQALCMTGIAFYMQNREKEAVIQLEKAISTFAKLKNPSTMNQFYAAKAMFTIGEIRHTEMNNISLSSARQLYKKQLGEKSDLLDKALECYTRVIKFNISEWTTRSIFQIGQVYEDFALGIFKQERPSFGSIEERIALELGIAQAIENYFIDKAVHYHEQNVKLGIKEKIEDKYVMQSRDKLTYLPYAAGENYLSLVEIARSTGEKGRLEGFALIARKLQMLQKIAPFQEKAIDLFLKCLELGSTYQEFSEYYKKASSSITGVSFVVGETYSDVVNIARDAPIPGNFDAYERFIYQTKLLKQIEGYEDQALTNYLKAVKIAEAYKLDDPSVRDSQNSIAKLLFNKARCMDLLCETAFKRPPFPAGISEAEKEEYKVRFEEIGLKFQEQAFEIYKTILNFTSQKYAAGDYVTHAYVRLFQNFPEEYGSKEDQLVQSSISSGSQWRCTSDSLKNWQGFDTSDSTWAKAQKAFFSEKPLVTGFPGNNAPLPMWLGSGNPEDSVNYKPFKEVFFRRSFTIAETPHSATLYLSSGGPVEVYFNGDLLARDTSLTLAAKALSWDLMGKIRKGKNVIAIRAISRDETSNGVFPLLLMSVGTKVSLPKPPGFNKPLAAEEVREDVYKFPSIKNFSPEQKEVKL; encoded by the coding sequence ATGTTTTCCAGGATATGCTCAGTCCTGTTTTACAGAGGAATTCCCTTATTGCTATCAGGTTTTTTACTGGCTGGCTGTGTCAGCAGCGGCAGTAAAGTTTCTTCCATAAAAATACCCGATTCCAGGCAGCAGGCCGATTCTCTGTCACAGACACTGTCCGACAGTTCAAAGGCAGTATTCGAGCCTGTCGAAAACACCAAGTCCCCGGCGAGCGGCCTTTCTCCCGCTTCCGAACTTATGATTAGGGCTTGTGACAATTACATCAGCATCAATCCAAACACGTCAAAAACCGCTGAAGTTTTCACTATCAAGGCATCACTACTTTACAATAACAGAAAATTCGAGCAGAGCCGGGCTGTATACGAAGAGATAATAAGCAGATTTCCCGAGAGTCCAAACGCGCTGGATGCCACAAAGATGATAGCTCAGGCCTATTATGAAGAGAAAATGTTCGACAAGGCTCAGGAATGGTACAAAAAGCTGAGCAGTGTTGCTGTTGACGGTGTAGACAAACAGGAAGCATTGACCAGAATCGCCGAGTCGATATTCAGGATGGCAGAGAGCTTCGAGGAACAGAGTCGTTTCAAGGATGCGGCGACACAGTATGAGCGTGTAGCTCTTGAATATCCCGAATCCAAAATAGCCGACATCGCCCTGTTTAATTCAGGGTTGAGTTACGAGAAGCAGGCAGAATGGTCTCATGCTATTCTGGTTTTTCAGCGGTTACTTCAAAAATACAGTAATTCAGAACTTCTCCCTAAATCTCAGTTCCGAATTGCGAAATGCTATGAAAAACTGCTTCAATGGGATCTTGCAGCGGAAGCTTACCTGAAAGTCACTGCCAACTATCCGAAATCTGAACTTGCTTCTGTTTCCCTGTATAATGCGGCTTTCTGTTTTGAAAATGGAGGAAAGCTGAAGGAGGCAGGAGCGGCATTTGAGAAAATGGCCCAGGTTTTTCCTCAGTCCGAGGACGCAGCGGATGTGCTTTTCAGGGCTGGTGAGATTTATGGAAAAATCAAGGACTGGGCAAGTGTCGCCAGAGTCAATCAGATGTTTTCCGAGAGATTCGGTAATGATGAAAACAGGGTTGTGCAGGCTCTTTGCATGACCGGAATCGCCTTTTACATGCAAAACAGGGAAAAGGAAGCTGTAATTCAACTGGAAAAAGCGATTTCAACGTTCGCGAAACTTAAAAACCCCAGTACCATGAATCAGTTTTATGCCGCCAAAGCCATGTTTACTATTGGAGAAATCAGGCATACTGAAATGAATAATATTTCACTCAGCAGCGCTCGACAACTTTATAAGAAGCAGCTCGGAGAAAAATCCGATCTGCTTGACAAAGCGCTTGAGTGCTATACCCGGGTTATAAAGTTCAATATCTCCGAGTGGACAACCCGCTCGATTTTCCAGATTGGACAGGTCTACGAGGACTTTGCTCTTGGGATATTCAAACAGGAGCGTCCCTCTTTCGGATCAATTGAGGAAAGGATAGCCCTTGAGCTGGGTATAGCACAGGCAATCGAGAACTATTTCATCGATAAAGCCGTGCATTATCACGAGCAGAATGTCAAGCTTGGCATAAAAGAGAAGATAGAAGACAAATATGTCATGCAATCCCGTGATAAATTGACATATCTTCCATATGCCGCCGGGGAGAACTATCTATCACTTGTAGAGATCGCCCGAAGCACCGGAGAGAAAGGACGGCTTGAGGGTTTCGCACTAATAGCCCGTAAGCTTCAGATGCTTCAGAAGATCGCTCCATTTCAGGAAAAAGCAATCGATCTGTTCCTCAAGTGTCTCGAACTTGGCAGTACTTATCAGGAGTTCAGTGAATATTATAAAAAAGCCAGTAGCAGCATAACCGGAGTATCCTTTGTTGTTGGAGAAACTTACAGTGATGTTGTCAATATAGCCAGAGATGCTCCTATCCCGGGAAATTTCGATGCATACGAGCGATTTATCTACCAGACCAAGCTTCTTAAGCAGATCGAGGGATATGAGGATCAGGCTTTGACAAATTACCTTAAGGCTGTTAAAATCGCAGAAGCCTATAAACTGGACGATCCCAGTGTCAGGGATTCTCAAAACAGCATCGCAAAACTGCTCTTTAACAAGGCCCGGTGCATGGATCTTCTGTGTGAAACAGCTTTCAAACGCCCGCCGTTTCCCGCCGGTATAAGCGAGGCTGAAAAAGAGGAATACAAAGTGAGATTCGAGGAGATCGGACTTAAATTCCAGGAACAGGCATTTGAAATATACAAAACAATCCTCAATTTTACATCTCAGAAATATGCTGCTGGCGATTATGTCACACATGCTTATGTCAGACTTTTCCAGAATTTCCCTGAAGAATATGGTTCAAAGGAAGATCAACTGGTCCAGTCCTCGATCAGTTCAGGATCACAATGGAGATGTACTTCTGATTCTTTAAAAAACTGGCAGGGATTCGACACCTCTGATTCCACCTGGGCAAAAGCCCAGAAAGCTTTTTTCAGTGAAAAGCCATTGGTTACAGGTTTTCCCGGTAACAACGCTCCTCTTCCGATGTGGCTTGGTTCAGGTAATCCCGAGGACAGCGTGAATTACAAGCCCTTTAAAGAGGTGTTTTTCAGAAGGTCCTTTACTATCGCAGAAACCCCGCACTCCGCCACTCTCTATTTGTCATCAGGAGGACCGGTCGAGGTTTATTTTAATGGTGATTTACTGGCCCGCGATACCTCATTAACACTTGCTGCCAAAGCGCTTTCCTGGGATCTGATGGGGAAAATCAGGAAAGGCAAAAATGTCATTGCAATCAGAGCAATAAGCAGGGATGAAACCAGCAATGGAGTATTCCCTTTACTTTTGATGTCAGTTGGAACAAAAGTTTCTCTTCCCAAACCACCAGGTTTCAATAAACCGCTCGCTGCGGAAGAGGTCAGGGAGGATGTATATAAATTCCCGTCGATAAAGAATTTCAGCCCGGAACAGAAAGAGGTAAAGTTATGA